In Chloracidobacterium sp., one genomic interval encodes:
- a CDS encoding nucleoside deaminase produces MNEDDKRFMLQAIELAIEGVRAGDGGPFGCVVVKDGEVIGRGNNRVTSANDPTAHAEIVAIRDACGRLGSFQLEGCTIYTSCEPCPMCLGAIYWSRPKAIFFAGTRDDAAAAGFDDALFYSEMDKPNDERVLQMKALCRDEAKAAFRAWTDKADKTEY; encoded by the coding sequence ATGAACGAGGACGATAAGAGATTCATGCTGCAGGCGATCGAGCTTGCGATCGAAGGCGTAAGAGCGGGCGACGGCGGCCCGTTCGGCTGTGTAGTGGTAAAGGACGGCGAGGTCATCGGCCGCGGGAATAATCGAGTTACCTCGGCGAACGATCCGACGGCACACGCCGAGATAGTTGCCATCCGTGATGCTTGCGGCAGGCTCGGCTCGTTCCAATTGGAGGGCTGCACCATCTATACAAGCTGCGAACCGTGCCCGATGTGCCTCGGTGCGATCTATTGGTCGCGTCCAAAGGCGATCTTCTTTGCCGGTACACGCGATGACGCAGCCGCCGCAGGCTTTGACGATGCTCTGTTTTACAGCGAAATGGATAAGCCGAATGACGAGCGCGTGCTGCAAATGAAAGCTCTCTGCCGCGATGAGGCTAAAGCGGCATTCCGAGCGTGGACTGACAAGGCCGACAAGACCGAATATTGA
- a CDS encoding DMT family transporter, translating to MSNSSYIFMLIALVAGAFMPTQAATNNKMAAVINSPLLAAFLSFLIGTAALLVFSVLSGNGLASLTAAKNAPPVAWIGGLLGAFFVYATVLLVPRLGVALTFSLIVAGQMLITLVIDHFGLLGVDVKEVSLARVAGILLITAGVVLIRKF from the coding sequence ATGTCGAACAGCTCTTACATCTTTATGCTGATCGCACTCGTCGCCGGTGCTTTTATGCCGACACAAGCCGCTACGAATAACAAAATGGCGGCAGTGATCAACAGTCCGCTGCTGGCGGCTTTCCTCTCGTTCCTGATCGGGACAGCGGCACTTCTTGTCTTCTCTGTCCTTTCCGGCAACGGGCTTGCATCACTTACGGCAGCGAAGAATGCACCGCCCGTAGCGTGGATCGGCGGACTGCTCGGGGCCTTTTTTGTTTACGCCACGGTGCTGTTGGTACCGCGTCTCGGTGTTGCGCTGACGTTCAGCCTGATCGTTGCGGGACAAATGCTTATAACGCTCGTCATCGATCACTTCGGGCTGCTCGGCGTCGATGTCAAAGAGGTAAGCCTCGCACGCGTCGCAGGCATCCTGCTGATCACTGCCGGTGTCGTCCTTATCAGAAAATTTTAA
- a CDS encoding FAD binding domain-containing protein, giving the protein MIEFILNNEKIATDRPSGTTILDFVRYNKSLTGTKIGCREGDCGACTVLVGELAGGTVQYRSVVSCLMPLAAAQGKHIVTIEGITPADGSLTSVQQAMVDESGTQCGFCTPGFVMSLTGFCVNAARCGDQCEDPERLIDDAVSSIDGNICRCTGYKSIERAARQLCGLLSEPPASAGGQFDTTPFTCVPPYFADIAPRLRDLVTRAAANSQQTDRLLTQAVLTGGGTDLYVQRPEQMADSGSIPLLYDDGLRGVRDNGEFIEIGAAATVSDLLNSDVMRSIFPDLYKHLKLVSSTPIRNMATIAGNFVNASPIGDMTVWFLALDAEIDLSEPPASAGGRLRSIKLRDLYLGYKQLAKQPDEIITTIRFKKPPGDFRFNFEKVCKRTYLDIATVNTAISLTVRTMPGEGWTPPALSEPGAIATGPSVANIDYTIIDAHVAAGGVAAIPLYLKETSAFLKGKRISEETINAAGEIMQSEVSPISDVRGTEHYKRLLLRQLFRAHFEELFGTNGAG; this is encoded by the coding sequence GTGATCGAATTCATCCTCAACAACGAGAAGATCGCAACTGACCGGCCAAGCGGCACGACCATACTCGACTTCGTCCGCTATAACAAGTCTTTGACAGGAACAAAGATCGGCTGCCGCGAAGGCGATTGCGGAGCATGCACTGTCTTGGTCGGCGAACTCGCAGGCGGAACGGTTCAGTATCGCTCGGTCGTCTCTTGCTTGATGCCGCTCGCGGCGGCGCAAGGCAAACACATCGTTACCATCGAAGGCATCACGCCCGCCGACGGCTCACTGACGAGCGTTCAACAGGCGATGGTTGACGAGAGCGGCACGCAATGCGGCTTTTGCACGCCCGGCTTTGTGATGTCGCTCACGGGATTTTGCGTAAATGCCGCTCGGTGCGGAGATCAGTGCGAGGATCCGGAAAGGCTCATCGACGATGCGGTTTCGTCGATCGACGGCAATATCTGCCGCTGCACGGGCTACAAATCCATCGAGCGTGCCGCTCGGCAATTATGCGGGCTTTTGTCAGAACCGCCTGCGTCAGCGGGCGGCCAGTTCGATACGACACCTTTTACGTGCGTACCGCCATATTTCGCTGACATCGCGCCAAGGCTGCGAGACCTCGTCACCAGAGCGGCTGCAAATTCGCAACAAACTGACCGCCTGCTCACGCAGGCGGTTCTGACCGGCGGCGGAACCGACCTCTATGTTCAAAGGCCTGAGCAAATGGCAGACAGCGGCAGCATTCCGCTGCTGTACGATGACGGCCTGCGCGGTGTTCGTGATAATGGCGAATTTATCGAGATAGGAGCCGCCGCAACCGTCTCCGATCTGCTTAATTCGGACGTGATGCGCTCGATCTTTCCCGATCTTTATAAGCATCTGAAGCTCGTATCCTCGACACCGATACGCAATATGGCGACCATCGCCGGTAACTTCGTCAACGCCTCACCTATCGGTGATATGACCGTCTGGTTCCTCGCTCTTGACGCCGAGATCGATCTGTCGGAACCGCCTGCGTCAGCGGGCGGCCGGCTTCGTTCGATAAAACTGCGTGACCTCTATCTCGGCTACAAACAGCTCGCCAAGCAACCGGACGAGATCATCACTACGATTCGTTTCAAAAAACCGCCTGGTGATTTCCGCTTCAATTTCGAAAAGGTCTGCAAACGCACATACCTCGACATCGCGACAGTGAACACCGCGATCTCGCTCACTGTCAGGACGATGCCGGGTGAAGGCTGGACACCGCCCGCACTGTCAGAACCCGGAGCGATAGCGACTGGGCCCAGTGTTGCAAATATCGACTATACGATCATCGACGCTCACGTCGCCGCAGGCGGCGTCGCGGCGATACCGCTTTATCTAAAAGAAACGTCGGCTTTTCTAAAGGGCAAGCGGATCAGCGAGGAAACCATCAACGCCGCCGGCGAAATCATGCAGTCCGAGGTCTCGCCGATCTCAGACGTACGCGGAACCGAGCATTACAAACGTCTGCTGCTGCGGCAGCTTTTCCGCGCACATTTTGAAGAACTCTTCGGCACGAACGGCGCGGGATGA
- a CDS encoding molybdopterin-dependent oxidoreductase codes for MKNIDSYSHVRGESVYLDDIPVIRGTLYACVFDSPVAHGGLKSIDTSAAEQSDGVVCVITAKDLVGENQIGGVVPDEPLLAEGEVHFQGQPVAIVVAESDDQARKAAKLVTAEIEPLTPVTDPRVAAANGELIVPPKKFVLGDVTAAFARCEYVFEGRVELNGQEHLYIETQGAYAIPTEQGGIRVHSSTQGPTAVQRAVCRVTGLPMHKVEVDVQRLGGGFGGKEDQGNAWASIVSVAAQLTKRPVKYSLHRMEDMRMTGKRHPYSSDYKIGLDRDLKIIAYEAVFYQNAGASCDLSPAVLERTLFHCTNSYFIPNVTATAYSCRTNLPPNTAFRGFGGPQGMFVIEAAIAHAAENLGVTAAEIQRRNLLVDGDEFPYGQLAESDAAASWQQADEKFPLTRLQQEADEFNAGSKYFKKGVAVMPICFGISFTNTPMNQARSLVHVYTDGSVAVSTAAVEMGQGVNTKMAQVAAAIFGMDIGNVKVHSTNTLRIANTSPTAASAAADLNGRATQIACETIRDRLFTVAKDLVEAATVEDLSLKDGFVYRSGERTALSWRALVAEAHLRRVSLSEHSHYATPGINFDWATAKGHPFSYHVYGTAFVGVTVDCLRGRYVVDYVKGCHDFGNSMNKAVDYGQIEGGIVQGLGWMTMEELVYDAEGRLRSNALSTYKVPDIHSVPKEIDIVPLADARSSLAIFNSKAVGEPPLMYGIAGYFAIRNAIRAFNGSSPTFDCPFTPEKVLMNLYSDDRPMSDE; via the coding sequence ATGAAGAACATCGACTCATATTCACACGTTCGCGGCGAGAGCGTTTATCTCGACGATATTCCCGTTATTCGCGGGACGCTGTATGCGTGTGTTTTTGATTCGCCGGTCGCACATGGCGGGCTGAAAAGCATCGATACGAGCGCCGCGGAACAAAGTGACGGTGTCGTATGCGTGATAACGGCAAAAGACCTCGTCGGTGAGAATCAGATCGGCGGGGTCGTACCTGACGAGCCGCTTCTGGCCGAGGGCGAGGTTCATTTTCAGGGCCAGCCTGTTGCGATCGTGGTTGCCGAGTCGGACGATCAGGCACGCAAGGCCGCAAAGCTGGTGACGGCGGAGATCGAGCCGCTAACGCCCGTTACCGATCCGCGCGTGGCGGCGGCGAACGGCGAGCTGATAGTACCGCCGAAGAAATTCGTGCTCGGTGATGTTACCGCTGCGTTCGCTCGCTGTGAATACGTTTTCGAGGGCCGCGTTGAGCTAAACGGCCAAGAACATCTCTACATCGAAACGCAGGGTGCATACGCGATCCCGACCGAGCAGGGCGGCATTCGCGTTCACTCTTCGACGCAAGGCCCGACGGCGGTTCAGCGTGCCGTCTGCCGCGTAACGGGCCTGCCGATGCACAAGGTTGAGGTCGATGTACAGAGGCTCGGCGGCGGCTTTGGCGGCAAGGAAGATCAAGGCAATGCATGGGCGTCGATCGTCTCAGTTGCCGCACAGCTGACCAAACGGCCGGTAAAATATTCGCTTCATCGAATGGAAGATATGCGGATGACAGGCAAGCGGCATCCCTATTCGAGCGATTATAAGATAGGGCTTGACCGCGACTTGAAGATAATCGCGTATGAGGCCGTCTTCTATCAAAATGCCGGTGCGAGCTGCGACCTTTCGCCGGCGGTGCTCGAACGTACGCTCTTTCACTGCACGAACAGCTATTTCATCCCGAATGTTACGGCGACGGCGTACAGCTGCCGCACGAATCTGCCGCCGAACACCGCATTTCGCGGCTTTGGCGGGCCGCAGGGTATGTTCGTGATCGAAGCCGCGATCGCCCATGCCGCAGAAAACCTCGGCGTAACGGCCGCGGAGATCCAGCGGCGAAATCTGCTTGTTGACGGCGATGAGTTCCCTTACGGCCAACTCGCCGAGAGCGACGCGGCCGCCTCATGGCAGCAGGCGGATGAGAAATTCCCGCTCACACGGCTGCAGCAGGAGGCAGACGAATTCAACGCGGGATCGAAGTATTTTAAGAAAGGCGTAGCCGTTATGCCCATCTGTTTCGGCATTTCGTTCACCAATACGCCGATGAATCAGGCTCGCTCGCTTGTTCACGTTTACACCGACGGAAGCGTTGCCGTCTCGACCGCGGCCGTCGAAATGGGCCAAGGCGTCAACACGAAAATGGCACAGGTCGCCGCCGCGATCTTCGGGATGGATATCGGCAATGTGAAGGTACATTCGACCAACACGCTCCGCATAGCCAATACATCGCCGACCGCGGCTTCGGCCGCAGCCGACCTCAACGGCCGTGCGACGCAGATCGCGTGCGAAACGATACGCGACCGCTTATTCACGGTCGCAAAGGACCTGGTCGAGGCCGCGACCGTCGAAGACCTTTCGCTAAAGGACGGCTTTGTTTACCGCAGCGGCGAGCGAACGGCGCTTTCGTGGCGTGCACTTGTTGCCGAAGCTCATCTCAGACGCGTAAGCCTTAGCGAACACAGCCATTATGCGACGCCCGGCATCAATTTCGATTGGGCGACGGCAAAAGGACATCCTTTCTCATATCACGTTTACGGCACGGCATTCGTGGGCGTAACGGTCGATTGCCTTCGCGGCCGCTATGTGGTCGATTATGTAAAAGGCTGTCACGACTTCGGAAACTCGATGAACAAAGCCGTTGACTACGGCCAGATCGAAGGCGGCATCGTCCAAGGCCTTGGCTGGATGACAATGGAGGAACTTGTTTACGACGCGGAAGGCAGGCTTCGCTCGAACGCGCTCTCGACCTACAAGGTCCCCGATATCCACTCCGTGCCAAAAGAGATCGACATCGTACCGCTTGCCGATGCCCGCAGCAGCCTTGCGATATTCAATTCAAAAGCCGTCGGCGAACCGCCGCTTATGTACGGCATCGCCGGCTATTTCGCGATCCGCAACGCGATAAGGGCGTTCAACGGCAGTTCTCCGACGTTCGACTGCCCGTTCACGCCTGAGAAGGTTTTGATGAACCTATACTCCGACGACCGGCCGATGTCGGACGAATAA